One segment of Niabella beijingensis DNA contains the following:
- a CDS encoding LysR family transcriptional regulator has product MFDFRLQVFQAVARRLNFTRAAEELFISQPAATKHVQEIEQYYKTKLFERNGSKITLTAAGEALLRYTEELFSIHRKMELELHSFAAQHKGRLRIGASSTIAEYLLPPALAAFKNRFRDISIVLSGGNTEHIEQLLQKNEIDFGMIEGQPKNSLFKYTPFTKDEIVLVASGKNPVTRKQKITLKELQALPMVLREPGSGTLETIVKHLKAKGIKLSQLNREIQLESAESIKSYIANSQAVSFLSIHTVLRELNTNELAIVDVQGLDIERHFQFIQLHSGAAAIPVFFMNFMNHYNFK; this is encoded by the coding sequence ATGTTTGATTTTCGCTTGCAGGTATTCCAGGCAGTTGCACGGCGCTTGAATTTTACACGTGCCGCAGAAGAATTATTTATCTCCCAACCGGCCGCTACCAAGCATGTACAGGAAATTGAGCAGTATTATAAAACAAAGCTATTTGAGCGGAACGGCTCAAAAATAACACTCACCGCTGCGGGTGAAGCATTGTTGCGGTATACCGAAGAACTCTTCAGTATTCACCGGAAAATGGAACTGGAACTGCATTCTTTTGCAGCGCAGCACAAAGGGCGGCTGCGGATCGGCGCCAGCTCCACGATTGCAGAATACCTGCTGCCGCCCGCACTGGCCGCTTTTAAAAACAGGTTCCGCGATATTTCCATTGTACTTTCGGGAGGAAATACAGAGCACATCGAACAATTGCTTCAAAAGAACGAGATCGATTTTGGCATGATCGAAGGACAGCCGAAGAACAGTCTTTTCAAATACACTCCCTTTACAAAAGATGAAATTGTGCTGGTGGCTTCGGGAAAAAACCCGGTTACCCGGAAGCAAAAAATAACCCTGAAAGAACTACAGGCATTGCCGATGGTACTGCGTGAACCCGGATCCGGTACGCTGGAAACCATCGTCAAGCATCTTAAGGCAAAAGGTATTAAACTGTCGCAGCTCAACCGGGAGATTCAACTTGAAAGTGCAGAGAGCATTAAGTCCTATATTGCCAACTCACAAGCCGTTTCTTTTCTTTCCATCCACACGGTACTGCGCGAATTAAATACCAATGAGCTCGCCATAGTGGATGTGCAGGGACTAGACATTGAGCGGCATTTCCAGTTCATCCAGCTACACAGCGGCGCAGCAGCAATCCCTGTTTTTTTTATGAACTTTATGAACCATTACAATTTTAAGTAA